The following proteins are encoded in a genomic region of Patescibacteria group bacterium:
- a CDS encoding DUF523 domain-containing protein — MKLVSACLAGINCMWNDKSKPCQKIINLVKQGKAIPVCPEQLGGLKTPRIPQEIQGGTGEDVLDGKCKVLNKNREDVTQQFIKGAEEAFKIAKLVDAKEFIAKSKSPSCGCGATYDGTFSGKLLKGNGVTVALLKRKGINVISEK; from the coding sequence ATGAAACTTGTTAGCGCCTGTTTGGCAGGGATAAATTGTATGTGGAATGACAAGTCAAAGCCTTGTCAAAAAATTATTAATTTAGTTAAACAAGGAAAAGCAATTCCTGTTTGCCCAGAACAATTAGGAGGATTAAAAACTCCAAGAATTCCGCAAGAAATTCAAGGTGGCACAGGAGAAGATGTATTAGACGGAAAATGCAAGGTTTTGAATAAAAACAGGGAAGATGTTACACAGCAATTTATAAAAGGGGCGGAAGAAGCTTTCAAAATTGCTAAGTTAGTTGACGCAAAAGAATTTATTGCAAAGTCTAAAAGTCCGTCATGTGGCTGTGGAGCAACTTATGACGGAACTTTTTCTGGTAAGTTACTTAAAGGAAATGGTGTTACGGTCGCGCTTTTAAAAAGAAAAGGGATTAATGTAATAAGTG